Below is a genomic region from Gemmatimonadota bacterium.
TGCTCAGCGGCCCAGCGTACCAAGTGCTCCTCCGTCGTCAGCCCGACACCCCGCCGCGGATAGTTCACGATCCGACCGAAGGCCGTAGCGTCTTTCGGGTTGGAGATCAGTCGCAGATAGGCGAGTACGTCCTGGATCTCCCGGCGCTCGTAGAAGCGCACACCGCCCACGACTTGGTAGGGCACCCCTTCTCTCCGGAAGGCGTCTTCGAGCGCTCTCGCTTGAGCGTTGGTGCGGTACAGCACGGCGCAGCCGCTGTAAGAGAGCCCCGGCGTTTCGCGGATACGCGTCTCGATCTCCCCTACGATCCAGCGGGCTTCGTCGTTCTCGTCGAACGTCTCGATGAGAGTGATCTTCTCCCCACCGGTGCGATCCGTCCGGAGCGTCTTCTCCGGACGGTTCACGTTCTCGACGATGACCGCGTTAGCGGCGTCGAGGATGAGCTCGCTCGAGCGGTAGTTCACCTCGAGCGCGACCACGACCGCACGGGGAAACGCGATCTCGAAGTCCAGGATGTTCCTGATGTCCGCGCCACGCCACGCGTAGATCGATTGGTCAGGGTCGCCGACGACCATGAGGTTCTCGTGACCTTGGGCGAGCAATTCCACGAAACGGAACTGTGCACGGTTCGTGTCCTGATACTCGTCCACGAGGATGAACGAGAAACGCTCTCGGTACCGGTCCAGCAACTCCGGATAGTCCTCGAAGAGCTCAACCGGCTTCATGAGCAGGTCGTCGAAGTCGAACGCGTTCTGGTCCTTGAGAGCCTTCTGGTATTCGGTGAAGACGTGTCCCACGTTGCGAACGAACAGATCGAAGGAACCCTCCGTGTCCTTCGCGAAGGTGTCGCCGTCGATGAGCTGGTTCTTGGCGTTGCTGATCTCGGCGCGAATCGCCTTGGGGCTCCACCGCTTCGGGTCGAGCCCGACCGACTCTTGAACGTTCTTCACGAGCCGAAGCGACTGCTCTGAATCGAAGATGCTGAAGGCACGATCCCAGCCCAGGCGATCCGCGTGGCGGCGTAGCAGGCGCGCGCCGACCGAGTGGAAGGTGCCCACCCACATGCCCGACGGCTCCGTGCCGAGCAGCCGGGTGATCCTCTCCCGCATCTCGCCGGCGGCCTTGTTCGTGAACGTGACCGCCAAGATCCGGTCCGGCGGAACGCCGTGCTCGCTAATCAGGTGGCTTACGCGTGCCGTCAGAACCCGCGTCTTCCCCGAGCCCGCACCGGCGAGCACGAGTAGCGGGCCCTCGAAGTGCGACGTCGCCGCTAGCTGCTCTGAGTTGAGTCCGTCGAGATGTGCTGGAACCTGCGGATCAGGCATCGGCGGCCGGCAGTCGGATCTGGAACGTGGTGCCCTCGAGTCCTTCGAGGAGTTCGATGTGTCCCCGGTGCACGCCCTCGACGATGCGACGGGAGAGCGCGAGCCCGACCCCCCATCCACCTGACTTCGTCGTCACGCCCGGCTCGAAGAGCTTGTCCCGAATCTCGGGATCGACGCCCGGACCGGTGTCCCGGATGCGAAGCGAGATCCACTTGCCACCGATTTCGCGGGCATAGATGGTGATCTTTCCACCCCGACCGGCGAGCGCGTCGAGGGCGTTCTTCACCACGTTCTCCAGTGCCCAGATCAGCAATACTTCGTTGCCCTGCACTCTCGGCAGACCCGGGGGGATGTCGACGACCAGCTCTACACCCTTGCGGCTCAGCCTTGGGATCCGGACCGCGAGGTACTGCTCCAGGTCGCTCACTACCTGACGGACCGAGAGAGATTCCAGTTCGGGCTCTCGCCCGATGAGCTCGAAGCGGTGGCTGATCCGCTCGAGCCGCTCCAGATCTTCGCCGATCGAGCCGGCGATCTCGCCGTCGCGTAGTCCGCCGGGGCGCTCGCCGACCGGAAGGCTGAGTACTTCGAGCCACCCCGCCAACGAAGAGAGCGGCGTGCCCAACTGGTGTGCGAGCTCGCGGGCCATCGATGTCCAAGCTTTCTCGCTCTCGGCTCGACGTTGGTAGCGGATTGCGACGAACCCGATGAACACGGTGAACAGCAAGAGCCCGGCCTGCAGCCACGGGATCCATCGCAACCGCTCGACTTCGGGTGTGTTGCCGAAGTGGACGCGCTGGAGATTGGGATCACCGACCGGCGGATGCTGATCGTCCAGAGTGGGAATGTGGGCCCGGACGGCCGCCTGTCCTTCGGGAGTATCGATATCCGCTTCGAAATCCAGGTTCTCGGCCATGAGGACCGTGTCCCCCGGTCCTGTGACCACGAGCGGCACACCCGACCCCAGGATGATGCCCTGAAGGTTGTAGAGCGCCTCTTCGGACGCCGACGGAGCCATCGTCGTGATGCCCGTCTGCACCTCGTGGTAGATCTCGCTCAGGCGCTCGGTGTTTTCCTCCAGCGCGCTCATGATCTGCCCGGTGTACAGCAGGAACCAACCGAGCTGCACGAGGAACATCGTGGCCAGCGCGATGGGCCACTTGATCTTCATCACGGGACGAAGAACCCCATGCCAGACGCTAGGTCGACCGTGTGAGCCGGTCCAAGCCCACGTAAGGGTGCAATACCTCCGGTAGCGTCACGCTCCCATCCGCCTGCTGGTACGTCTCGAGCAGCGCAGCCATCACGCGAGGAAGCGCGAGCGCTGAGCCGTTCAGCGTGTGCACGAACTCCGGCTTCTCTGTCTGTGTACGCCGGAAGCGGATGTTCGCCCGGCGCGCCTGATAGTCCGTGAACGTCGTGCAGCTCGAAACCTCGAGCCACTTGTCCACCCCCGGAGCCCACACCTCGAGGTCGTACGTGAGCGCGCCGCTCTGCCCCAACTCACCCGTGGCGAGTAAGAGGCGCCGGTAGTGCAGCCCGAGTCGCTCGAGTAAAACCTCGGCTTCCCGCGTCAGCTCCTCCAGCGCGTCGCGACTCCGCTCGGGCAGCTCGTAGCGGACG
It encodes:
- a CDS encoding UvrD-helicase domain-containing protein, producing the protein MPDPQVPAHLDGLNSEQLAATSHFEGPLLVLAGAGSGKTRVLTARVSHLISEHGVPPDRILAVTFTNKAAGEMRERITRLLGTEPSGMWVGTFHSVGARLLRRHADRLGWDRAFSIFDSEQSLRLVKNVQESVGLDPKRWSPKAIRAEISNAKNQLIDGDTFAKDTEGSFDLFVRNVGHVFTEYQKALKDQNAFDFDDLLMKPVELFEDYPELLDRYRERFSFILVDEYQDTNRAQFRFVELLAQGHENLMVVGDPDQSIYAWRGADIRNILDFEIAFPRAVVVALEVNYRSSELILDAANAVIVENVNRPEKTLRTDRTGGEKITLIETFDENDEARWIVGEIETRIRETPGLSYSGCAVLYRTNAQARALEDAFRREGVPYQVVGGVRFYERREIQDVLAYLRLISNPKDATAFGRIVNYPRRGVGLTTEEHLVRWAAEQRLTLLAAAARADEIPDVRAAGASGLMRFADLIQRFSLRATQATIGELLEELVEDLDLVRHLYDEGPDGEDRARNVSELIAGALDFDATFMKGMDDEELDAFTELDLFLQQVALVADVDRLDPDAATATLMTLHNAKGLEFPVVFIAGLEEGLFPLSRAYDEADALEEERRLFYVGITRAEDKLSLSWARQRRRAGDFTYGTLSSFVDAVPDDLLDSRRSERLTRLQHSTPHRGRPRSGSREPFDATFEPDLDAGMNQDLPRFVKGERVLHQTFGSGAVVEITGFGRDLKVTIDFDDIGQKKLLLRYASLEKDWP
- a CDS encoding HAMP domain-containing histidine kinase, whose amino-acid sequence is MMKIKWPIALATMFLVQLGWFLLYTGQIMSALEENTERLSEIYHEVQTGITTMAPSASEEALYNLQGIILGSGVPLVVTGPGDTVLMAENLDFEADIDTPEGQAAVRAHIPTLDDQHPPVGDPNLQRVHFGNTPEVERLRWIPWLQAGLLLFTVFIGFVAIRYQRRAESEKAWTSMARELAHQLGTPLSSLAGWLEVLSLPVGERPGGLRDGEIAGSIGEDLERLERISHRFELIGREPELESLSVRQVVSDLEQYLAVRIPRLSRKGVELVVDIPPGLPRVQGNEVLLIWALENVVKNALDALAGRGGKITIYAREIGGKWISLRIRDTGPGVDPEIRDKLFEPGVTTKSGGWGVGLALSRRIVEGVHRGHIELLEGLEGTTFQIRLPAADA